In Leopardus geoffroyi isolate Oge1 chromosome D1, O.geoffroyi_Oge1_pat1.0, whole genome shotgun sequence, a single window of DNA contains:
- the SLC22A12 gene encoding solute carrier family 22 member 12 isoform X1, which produces MAFSELLDQVGGLGRFQVLQMVALVVPIMWLTTQSMMENFSAAVPSHRCWAPLLDNSTAQAGVPGALGPKDLLTVSIPPGPNHEPHRCRRFRQPQWQLLDPNGTATNWSEAATEPCVDGWVYDRSIFTTTIVAKAFPSYASTPACVGSAPLSRQWDLVCDSHALKPMAQSIYLSGVLVGAAVFGQVSDRFGRRLVLTWNYLQMAVSGTAAAFAPTFPVYCLFRFLVALAVAGVMMNTCTLLMEWTSTRARALVMTVNSLGFSFGHVLMATVAYGVRDWALLQLVVSAPFFLCFVYSWWLAESARWLLIKGKLEQGLRELQKVAAINGKRAVEDTLTAEALLSAMREELSASQAPASPAALLCTPGLGLRTCVSTLCWFAFGFTFYGLALDLQALGSDIFLLQVLIGVVDIPAKIGTLLLLNRLGRRSTQVASLVLAGLCVLANMLVPHELGALRSSLAVLGLGGLGAAFTCVSIYTGELFPTVLRMTAVGLGQMAARAGAILGPLVRLLGAHGRSLPLLVYGAVPVLSGLAALLLPETQSLPLPDTVQDVQNQAMMKATHNPPGPTVLKSTHF; this is translated from the exons ATGGCGTTTTCTGAGCTCCTGGACCAAGTGGGCGGCCTGGGCAGGTTCCAGGTTCTCCAGATGGTGGCTCTGGTGGTCCCTATCATGTGGCTCACCACTCAGAGCATGATGGAGAACTTCTCGGCCGCCGTGCCCAGCCACCGCTGCTGGGCGCCCCTCCTGGACAACAGCACCGCCCAGGCCGGGGTCCCCGGGGCCCTGGGCCCCAAGGACCTCCTGACCGTCTCCATCCCCCCGGGCCCCAACCACGAGCCCCACCGGTGTCGCCGCTTCCGCCAACCCCAGTGGCAGCTCCTGGACCCCAACGGCACGGCCACCAACTGGAGCGAGGCCGCCACGGAGCCGTGCGTGGACGGCTGGGTCTACGACCGCAGCATCTTCACCACCACCATCGTGGCCAAG GCCTTCCCATCCTATGcctccacccctgcttgtgtgGGCTCAGCTCCCCTCTCCCGCCAGTGGGACCTTGTGTGCGACTCCCACGCCCTGAAGCCCATGGCCCAGTCCATCTACCTGTCGGGGGTCCTGGTGGGAGCTGCCGTGTTTGGCCAAGTCTCCGACAG GTTTGGGCGCAGGCTGGTGCTGACCTGGAACTACCTTCAGATGGCCGTGTCGGGCACAGCGGCCGCCTTCGCCCCCACCTTCCCGGTGTACTGCCTGTTTCGCTTCCTGGTGGCCTTGGCCGTGGCGGGTGTCATGATGAACACTTGCACTCTCC TGATGGAGTGGACGTCCACGCGTGCCCGAGCCTTGGTGATGACTGTGAACTCCCTGGGCTTCAGCTTCGGCCACGTCCTGATGGCCACAGTGGCCTACGGTGTGCGTGACTGGGCCCTGCTGCAGCTGGTGGTCTCCgcccccttcttcctctgctttgTGTATTCCTG GTGGCTGGCGGAGTCTGCCCGATGGCTCCTCATCAAGGGCAAGCTGGAGCAGGGCCTGCGGGAGCTACAGAAGGTGGCTGCCATCAACGGGAAGAGGGCAGTGGAGGACACACTGACTGCAGAg GCCTTGCTGTCAGCCATGCGGGAGGAGCTGAGTGCGAGCCAGGCTCCTGCCAGCCCGGCTGCCCTGCTTTGCACACCCGGACTGGGCCTCCGGACCTGTGTCTCCACTCTGTGCTG GTTCGCCTTTGGCTTCACCTTCTACGGCCTGGCCCTAGACCTGCAGGCCCTCGGCAGCGACATCTTCCTGCTCCAGGTCCTCATTGGGGTCGTGGACATCCCGGCCAAGATCGGCACCCTGCTGCTGCTGAACCGCCTGGGCCGCAGGTCCACTCAGGTGGCGTCCCTGGTGCTGGCGGGGCTCTGCGTCTTGGCCAATATGCTGGTGCCCCACG AGTTGGGGGCCCTGCGTTCATCCCTGGCCGTGCTGGGGCTCGGGGGCCTGGGGGCCGCCTTCACCTGCGTCAGCATCTACACTGGTGAGCTCTTCCCCACCGTGCTCAG GATGACAGCGGTGGGCCTGGGCCAGATGGCAGCCCGCGCGGGAGCTATCCTGGGGCCTCTGGTGCGGCTGCTGGGTGCGCACGGCCGCTCACTGCCGCTGCTGGTCTACGGGGCGGTGCCGGTGCTGAGCGGCTTGGCTGCATTGTTGCTGCCGGAGACACAGAGCCTGCCGCTGCCCGACACGGTTCAAGATGTGCAGAACCA GGCAATGATGAAAGCGACACACAACCCCCCAGGGCCCACTGTCCTGAAATCCACACACTTTTAA
- the SLC22A12 gene encoding solute carrier family 22 member 12 isoform X2 produces MAFSELLDQVGGLGRFQVLQMVALVVPIMWLTTQSMMENFSAAVPSHRCWAPLLDNSTAQAGVPGALGPKDLLTVSIPPGPNHEPHRCRRFRQPQWQLLDPNGTATNWSEAATEPCVDGWVYDRSIFTTTIVAKWDLVCDSHALKPMAQSIYLSGVLVGAAVFGQVSDRFGRRLVLTWNYLQMAVSGTAAAFAPTFPVYCLFRFLVALAVAGVMMNTCTLLMEWTSTRARALVMTVNSLGFSFGHVLMATVAYGVRDWALLQLVVSAPFFLCFVYSWWLAESARWLLIKGKLEQGLRELQKVAAINGKRAVEDTLTAEALLSAMREELSASQAPASPAALLCTPGLGLRTCVSTLCWFAFGFTFYGLALDLQALGSDIFLLQVLIGVVDIPAKIGTLLLLNRLGRRSTQVASLVLAGLCVLANMLVPHELGALRSSLAVLGLGGLGAAFTCVSIYTGELFPTVLRMTAVGLGQMAARAGAILGPLVRLLGAHGRSLPLLVYGAVPVLSGLAALLLPETQSLPLPDTVQDVQNQAMMKATHNPPGPTVLKSTHF; encoded by the exons ATGGCGTTTTCTGAGCTCCTGGACCAAGTGGGCGGCCTGGGCAGGTTCCAGGTTCTCCAGATGGTGGCTCTGGTGGTCCCTATCATGTGGCTCACCACTCAGAGCATGATGGAGAACTTCTCGGCCGCCGTGCCCAGCCACCGCTGCTGGGCGCCCCTCCTGGACAACAGCACCGCCCAGGCCGGGGTCCCCGGGGCCCTGGGCCCCAAGGACCTCCTGACCGTCTCCATCCCCCCGGGCCCCAACCACGAGCCCCACCGGTGTCGCCGCTTCCGCCAACCCCAGTGGCAGCTCCTGGACCCCAACGGCACGGCCACCAACTGGAGCGAGGCCGCCACGGAGCCGTGCGTGGACGGCTGGGTCTACGACCGCAGCATCTTCACCACCACCATCGTGGCCAAG TGGGACCTTGTGTGCGACTCCCACGCCCTGAAGCCCATGGCCCAGTCCATCTACCTGTCGGGGGTCCTGGTGGGAGCTGCCGTGTTTGGCCAAGTCTCCGACAG GTTTGGGCGCAGGCTGGTGCTGACCTGGAACTACCTTCAGATGGCCGTGTCGGGCACAGCGGCCGCCTTCGCCCCCACCTTCCCGGTGTACTGCCTGTTTCGCTTCCTGGTGGCCTTGGCCGTGGCGGGTGTCATGATGAACACTTGCACTCTCC TGATGGAGTGGACGTCCACGCGTGCCCGAGCCTTGGTGATGACTGTGAACTCCCTGGGCTTCAGCTTCGGCCACGTCCTGATGGCCACAGTGGCCTACGGTGTGCGTGACTGGGCCCTGCTGCAGCTGGTGGTCTCCgcccccttcttcctctgctttgTGTATTCCTG GTGGCTGGCGGAGTCTGCCCGATGGCTCCTCATCAAGGGCAAGCTGGAGCAGGGCCTGCGGGAGCTACAGAAGGTGGCTGCCATCAACGGGAAGAGGGCAGTGGAGGACACACTGACTGCAGAg GCCTTGCTGTCAGCCATGCGGGAGGAGCTGAGTGCGAGCCAGGCTCCTGCCAGCCCGGCTGCCCTGCTTTGCACACCCGGACTGGGCCTCCGGACCTGTGTCTCCACTCTGTGCTG GTTCGCCTTTGGCTTCACCTTCTACGGCCTGGCCCTAGACCTGCAGGCCCTCGGCAGCGACATCTTCCTGCTCCAGGTCCTCATTGGGGTCGTGGACATCCCGGCCAAGATCGGCACCCTGCTGCTGCTGAACCGCCTGGGCCGCAGGTCCACTCAGGTGGCGTCCCTGGTGCTGGCGGGGCTCTGCGTCTTGGCCAATATGCTGGTGCCCCACG AGTTGGGGGCCCTGCGTTCATCCCTGGCCGTGCTGGGGCTCGGGGGCCTGGGGGCCGCCTTCACCTGCGTCAGCATCTACACTGGTGAGCTCTTCCCCACCGTGCTCAG GATGACAGCGGTGGGCCTGGGCCAGATGGCAGCCCGCGCGGGAGCTATCCTGGGGCCTCTGGTGCGGCTGCTGGGTGCGCACGGCCGCTCACTGCCGCTGCTGGTCTACGGGGCGGTGCCGGTGCTGAGCGGCTTGGCTGCATTGTTGCTGCCGGAGACACAGAGCCTGCCGCTGCCCGACACGGTTCAAGATGTGCAGAACCA GGCAATGATGAAAGCGACACACAACCCCCCAGGGCCCACTGTCCTGAAATCCACACACTTTTAA